A genomic region of Hippoglossus hippoglossus isolate fHipHip1 chromosome 8, fHipHip1.pri, whole genome shotgun sequence contains the following coding sequences:
- the xab2 gene encoding pre-mRNA-splicing factor SYF1 isoform X2, giving the protein MPSLNEKPDVMFEDDDLPYEEEIIRNPYSVKCWMRYIEFKQNATKSTLNMIYERALKELPGSYKLWYSYLRERRKQVKGKCILESSYEEINNCHERALVFMHKMPRIWLDYCQFLVSQSKITRSRRTFDRALRALPVTQHPRIWPLYLRFARNLSLPETAIRVYRRYLKLSPQNAEDYIDYLRSVGRLDEAAVRLAAVVNDERFVSKEGKSNYQLWHELCDLISQNPDKVTSLNVGAIIRGGLTRFTDQLGKLWCSLADYYIRSGHFEKARDVYEEAILTVVTVRDFTQVFDSYAQFEESMIAAKMETTAENGQDEEDDIDLELRLARFEQLIARRPLLLNSVLLRQNPHNVHEWHKRVKLYDDIPRQIINTYTEAVQTVDPIKATGKPHSLWVSFAKFYEENEQLDDARTIFEKATKVNYKQVDDLAAVWCEYGEMELRHENYEQALRILRKATAIPSKKAEYFDASEPVQNRVYKSLKVWSMLADLEESLGSFQSTKAVYDRIIDLRIATPQIIINYAMFLEEHNYFEESFKAYERGIALFRWPNVYDIWNTYLTKFIDRYGGKKLERARDLFEQALDGCPAKFAKTIYLLYAKLEEEYGLARHAMAVYERATQAVDTDERHHMFNIYIKRAAEIYGVTYTRAIYQKAIEVLPDIHARDMCLRFSDMESKLGEIDRARAIYSYCSQICDPRVTATFWQAWKEFEIRHGNEDTIREMLRIKRSVQATYNTQVNFMSSQMMKATTSTTVSDLAPGQMGLDDMKMLEQKAHLLAAEAEQDKPKPKEKILFVRSDTSRTELAELAKQANPDEIDIDDDEDDDEGQGPEEVQLEQKSVPTAVFGGLKDE; this is encoded by the exons ATGCCGTCGTTGAACGAAAAACCCGATGTTATGTTT GAGGACGATGATCTTCCCTATGAAGAGGAGATCATCCGGAACCCGTACTCGGTCAAGTGCTGGATGCGTTACATCGAATTCAAACAGAACGCAACCAAATCCACCCTGAACATGATCTATGAGCGGGCTCTGAAGGAGCTGCCTGGCAG TTATAAACTGTGGTACAGTTacctgagagagagacggaaACAAGTCAAAGGGAAATGCATCTTGGAATCATCTTATGAAGAGATCAATAATTGCCATGAAAGGGCTCTGGTGTTCATGCATAAG ATGCCCAGAATATGGCTCGATTACTGCCAGTTCCTTGTGTCTCAGAGCAAGATCACAAGAAGTCGGCGAACATTTGACCGTGCACTCCGAGCACTTCCTGTCACTCAGCACCCGCGCATCTGGCCTCTGTATCTCCGCTTCGCCCGTAACCTGTCCCTGCCTGAGACCGCTATCCGTGTGTATCGTAGGTATCTTAAG CTTTCTCCACAAAATGCAGAGGACTACATCGACTACTTACGATCTGTTGGCCGCTTGGATGAAGCTGCTGTGCGACTGGCAGCTGTTGTGAATGACGAAAGATTTGTGTCCAAAGAGGGAAAATCTAACTATCAA CTGTGGCATGAGCTGTGCGACCTAATCTCCCAGAACCCCGATAAGGTGACTTCCCTGAATGTAGGAGCCATCATCCGAGGAGGCCTCACCCGCTTCACTGACCAACTTGGAAAGCTTTGGTGCTCTTTAGCTGACTATTACATCAGGAGCGGCCACTTCGAGAAA GCCCGCGATGTATACGAGGAAGCCATCCTTACAGTGGTGACGGTGAGGGATTTCACACAAGTGTTTGATAGCTATGCCCAGTTTGAGGAGAGCATGATTGCTGCCAAGATGGAGACCACTGCTGAGAATGGGCAGGAtgaagaag ATGACATCGACCTGGAGCTTAGACTGGCCCGCTTTGAGCAGCTCATAGCCCGGCGGCCCCTCCTTTTGAACAGTGTTCTGCTGAGGCAAAACCCCCATAATGTGCACGAGTGGCACAAGCGGGTAAAATTGTATGATGACATTCCACGACAG ATTATCAACACCTACACTGAGGCAGTACAGACAGTGGATCCAATAAAGGCCACAGGGAAGCCTCATTCTCTCTGGGTCTCCTTCGCTAAATTCTATGAGGAGAATGAGCAGCTGGATGAT GCCAGAACGATCTTTGAGAAGGCTACCAAGGTGAACTACAAGCAGGTGGATGATCTTGCTGCAGTGTGGTGTGAATATGGAGAGATGGAGCTTCGCCATGAGAACTATGAACAGGCACTGCGCATACTGAGG AAAGCTACAGCCATCCCATCTAAGAAAGCAGAGTACTTTGATGCATCTGAGCCAGTCCAGAACAGGGTGTACAAGTCCTTGAAGGTCTGGTCTATGCTGGCAGACTTGGAGGAGAGTCTTGGCTCGTTCCAG tctaCGAAGGCAGTGTATGACCGTATTATTGACCTCCGCATCGCGACGCCACAGATCATCATCAACTATGCCATGTTCCTTGAAGAGCACAACTACTTTGAGGAGAGCTTCAAA GCATATGAGCGCGGTATCGCTCTCTTCAGGTGGCCCAACGTTTATGACATCTGGAACACTTACCTCACCAAGTTCATTGATCGATACGGGGGCAAGAAGCTGGAGAGAGCAAGAGATTTATTTGAACAAGCCCTTGATGGCTGCCCCGCCAAGTTTGCCAAGA CCATATACCTGTTGTATGCCAAATTGGAGGAAGAGTATGGATTGGCCCGGCATGCCATGGCTGTATATGAAAGAGCGACACAGGCAGTAGACACTGATGAGAGACATCACATGTTCAATATCTACATCAAGAGAGCAGCTGAAATTTATGGTGTCACTTATACCAGAGCAATTTACCAGAAAGCCATTGAG GTCCTTCCCGATATACATGCAAGAGACATGTGTCTGCGGTTTTCTGACATGGAGAGTAAACTGGGTGAGATTGATCGGGCCAGAGCAATCTACTCCTACTGCTCCCAGATCTGTGACCCAAGG GTGACAGCTACCTTCTGGCAGGCCTGGAAAGAATTTGAGATCCGCCATGGAAACGAGGACACCATTAGAGAAATGCTGAGGATCAAACGCAGTGTCCAGGCCACATACAACACCCAGGTCAACTTCATGTCCTCGCAGATGATGAAGGCCACAACAAGCACCACAG TGTCAGACCTTGCTCCAGGCCAGATGGGACTTGATGACATGAAGATGTTGGAGCAGAAAGCCCACCTGCTTGCTGCAGAAGCCGAGCAGGACAAACCTAAGCCCAAAGAGAAGATTCTCTTCGTCAG GAGTGACACTTCTCGCACTGAGTTGGCTGAGCTTGCCAAACAGGCTAATCCTGATGAGATCGACATTGATGATGACGAGGATGACGACGAAGGCCAAGGACCAGAAG AGGTGCAGCTTGAACAGAAGAGCGTCCCCACAGCTGTCTTTGGAGGACTTAAAGACGAATGA
- the xab2 gene encoding pre-mRNA-splicing factor SYF1 isoform X1: MPSLNEKPDVMFEDDDLPYEEEIIRNPYSVKCWMRYIEFKQNATKSTLNMIYERALKELPGSYKLWYSYLRERRKQVKGKCILESSYEEINNCHERALVFMHKMPRIWLDYCQFLVSQSKITRSRRTFDRALRALPVTQHPRIWPLYLRFARNLSLPETAIRVYRRYLKLSPQNAEDYIDYLRSVGRLDEAAVRLAAVVNDERFVSKEGKSNYQLWHELCDLISQNPDKVTSLNVGAIIRGGLTRFTDQLGKLWCSLADYYIRSGHFEKARDVYEEAILTVVTVRDFTQVFDSYAQFEESMIAAKMETTAENGQDEEDDIDLELRLARFEQLIARRPLLLNSVLLRQNPHNVHEWHKRVKLYDDIPRQIINTYTEAVQTVDPIKATGKPHSLWVSFAKFYEENEQLDDARTIFEKATKVNYKQVDDLAAVWCEYGEMELRHENYEQALRILRKATAIPSKKAEYFDASEPVQNRVYKSLKVWSMLADLEESLGSFQSTKAVYDRIIDLRIATPQIIINYAMFLEEHNYFEESFKAYERGIALFRWPNVYDIWNTYLTKFIDRYGGKKLERARDLFEQALDGCPAKFAKTIYLLYAKLEEEYGLARHAMAVYERATQAVDTDERHHMFNIYIKRAAEIYGVTYTRAIYQKAIEVLPDIHARDMCLRFSDMESKLGEIDRARAIYSYCSQICDPRVTATFWQAWKEFEIRHGNEDTIREMLRIKRSVQATYNTQVNFMSSQMMKATTSTTGPVSDLAPGQMGLDDMKMLEQKAHLLAAEAEQDKPKPKEKILFVRSDTSRTELAELAKQANPDEIDIDDDEDDDEGQGPEEVQLEQKSVPTAVFGGLKDE, translated from the exons ATGCCGTCGTTGAACGAAAAACCCGATGTTATGTTT GAGGACGATGATCTTCCCTATGAAGAGGAGATCATCCGGAACCCGTACTCGGTCAAGTGCTGGATGCGTTACATCGAATTCAAACAGAACGCAACCAAATCCACCCTGAACATGATCTATGAGCGGGCTCTGAAGGAGCTGCCTGGCAG TTATAAACTGTGGTACAGTTacctgagagagagacggaaACAAGTCAAAGGGAAATGCATCTTGGAATCATCTTATGAAGAGATCAATAATTGCCATGAAAGGGCTCTGGTGTTCATGCATAAG ATGCCCAGAATATGGCTCGATTACTGCCAGTTCCTTGTGTCTCAGAGCAAGATCACAAGAAGTCGGCGAACATTTGACCGTGCACTCCGAGCACTTCCTGTCACTCAGCACCCGCGCATCTGGCCTCTGTATCTCCGCTTCGCCCGTAACCTGTCCCTGCCTGAGACCGCTATCCGTGTGTATCGTAGGTATCTTAAG CTTTCTCCACAAAATGCAGAGGACTACATCGACTACTTACGATCTGTTGGCCGCTTGGATGAAGCTGCTGTGCGACTGGCAGCTGTTGTGAATGACGAAAGATTTGTGTCCAAAGAGGGAAAATCTAACTATCAA CTGTGGCATGAGCTGTGCGACCTAATCTCCCAGAACCCCGATAAGGTGACTTCCCTGAATGTAGGAGCCATCATCCGAGGAGGCCTCACCCGCTTCACTGACCAACTTGGAAAGCTTTGGTGCTCTTTAGCTGACTATTACATCAGGAGCGGCCACTTCGAGAAA GCCCGCGATGTATACGAGGAAGCCATCCTTACAGTGGTGACGGTGAGGGATTTCACACAAGTGTTTGATAGCTATGCCCAGTTTGAGGAGAGCATGATTGCTGCCAAGATGGAGACCACTGCTGAGAATGGGCAGGAtgaagaag ATGACATCGACCTGGAGCTTAGACTGGCCCGCTTTGAGCAGCTCATAGCCCGGCGGCCCCTCCTTTTGAACAGTGTTCTGCTGAGGCAAAACCCCCATAATGTGCACGAGTGGCACAAGCGGGTAAAATTGTATGATGACATTCCACGACAG ATTATCAACACCTACACTGAGGCAGTACAGACAGTGGATCCAATAAAGGCCACAGGGAAGCCTCATTCTCTCTGGGTCTCCTTCGCTAAATTCTATGAGGAGAATGAGCAGCTGGATGAT GCCAGAACGATCTTTGAGAAGGCTACCAAGGTGAACTACAAGCAGGTGGATGATCTTGCTGCAGTGTGGTGTGAATATGGAGAGATGGAGCTTCGCCATGAGAACTATGAACAGGCACTGCGCATACTGAGG AAAGCTACAGCCATCCCATCTAAGAAAGCAGAGTACTTTGATGCATCTGAGCCAGTCCAGAACAGGGTGTACAAGTCCTTGAAGGTCTGGTCTATGCTGGCAGACTTGGAGGAGAGTCTTGGCTCGTTCCAG tctaCGAAGGCAGTGTATGACCGTATTATTGACCTCCGCATCGCGACGCCACAGATCATCATCAACTATGCCATGTTCCTTGAAGAGCACAACTACTTTGAGGAGAGCTTCAAA GCATATGAGCGCGGTATCGCTCTCTTCAGGTGGCCCAACGTTTATGACATCTGGAACACTTACCTCACCAAGTTCATTGATCGATACGGGGGCAAGAAGCTGGAGAGAGCAAGAGATTTATTTGAACAAGCCCTTGATGGCTGCCCCGCCAAGTTTGCCAAGA CCATATACCTGTTGTATGCCAAATTGGAGGAAGAGTATGGATTGGCCCGGCATGCCATGGCTGTATATGAAAGAGCGACACAGGCAGTAGACACTGATGAGAGACATCACATGTTCAATATCTACATCAAGAGAGCAGCTGAAATTTATGGTGTCACTTATACCAGAGCAATTTACCAGAAAGCCATTGAG GTCCTTCCCGATATACATGCAAGAGACATGTGTCTGCGGTTTTCTGACATGGAGAGTAAACTGGGTGAGATTGATCGGGCCAGAGCAATCTACTCCTACTGCTCCCAGATCTGTGACCCAAGG GTGACAGCTACCTTCTGGCAGGCCTGGAAAGAATTTGAGATCCGCCATGGAAACGAGGACACCATTAGAGAAATGCTGAGGATCAAACGCAGTGTCCAGGCCACATACAACACCCAGGTCAACTTCATGTCCTCGCAGATGATGAAGGCCACAACAAGCACCACAGG CCCAGTGTCAGACCTTGCTCCAGGCCAGATGGGACTTGATGACATGAAGATGTTGGAGCAGAAAGCCCACCTGCTTGCTGCAGAAGCCGAGCAGGACAAACCTAAGCCCAAAGAGAAGATTCTCTTCGTCAG GAGTGACACTTCTCGCACTGAGTTGGCTGAGCTTGCCAAACAGGCTAATCCTGATGAGATCGACATTGATGATGACGAGGATGACGACGAAGGCCAAGGACCAGAAG AGGTGCAGCTTGAACAGAAGAGCGTCCCCACAGCTGTCTTTGGAGGACTTAAAGACGAATGA